CGCGGACCTCGAGTGAGTTGCCGATGCAGCGGCCGAGCGGGGTGGTCATGTCGGTGATCAGGGCCCGGGTGTTCACGCCGGCGTCGGTGCCCAGGTCGACCATGGTGCGGGCGAGTTCGCGGGCGGTGTCGAGATCCTTCATGAAGGCGCCGGAGCCGACCTTGACGTCGAGGACGAGGGCGGCGGTGCCCTCGGCGATCTTCTTGGACATGATCGAGCTGGCGATGAGCGGGATGCTGTCGACGGTGGAGGTGATGTCGCGCAGGGCGTAGAGCTTCTTGTCGGCGGGGGCCAGGCCGGCGCCCGCGGCGGCGACGACGGCGCCGGAGTCCTCGAGGATCTGCATCATGCGGTCGTTGGGGACGTCGGCCTGCCAGCCGGGGATGGCCTCGAGTTTGTCCAGGGTGCCGCCGGTGTGGCCGAGTCCGCGGCCGGAGAGCTGCGGGACGGCGACGCCGAAGGCGGAGACGAGCGGGCCGAGCGGCAGGGTGATCTTGTCGCCCACCCCACCGGTGGAGTGCTTGTCGGTGGTGGGTTTGGACAGGGTGGCGAAGCTCATGGTCTCGCCGGAGTCGATCATCGCCTGCGTCCACCGGGCGATCTCGGCGCGGGTCATGCCGTTGAGGAAGATGGCCATGTTGAGGGCGGCCATCTGTTCGTCGCCGACCTGTCCGCGGGTGTAGGCGTCGATGATCCAGTCGATCTGGGCGTGGGAGAGTTCACCCCCGTCGCGTTTGGTGCGGATGACGTCGACGGCGTCGAAGGATTCGGGGGCCACGGGGTTCTCCTATGATCGGGATGAATGTGTGTGACAGTGTGTGACAGTGTGTGATCTGGGCTACTTGCACTGGATCCTATGACCCGATTATCATCACGGGTAGAACAATTGTCAACCAACATTTTTTCTTTTGTTCCCGCCTCATGGTTGCCCCTCAAGAAAGGACCCGGCCATGACCACACTCAGTGACACTGAGCTTCTCGACGCCGCCCGCCGCGCCGCCGAGCACGCCTACGTGCCGTACAGCTCATTCCCCGTCGGCGCCGCCGTCCTCACCGACGACGGCACCCTCTTCACTGGCTGCAACGTCGAGAACGCCGCGTACGGTGAGGCCATCTGCGCCGAACGCAACGCCGTGACCACGATGATCGCCGCAGGTGAATCCCCGAAGGTGGCCACCGTCGCCGTCATCGGACTCAAGGCCGCCCCCTGCTGGCCCTGCGGCGCCTGCCGCCAGGTGCTGCGCGAGTTCCACTGCGACCGCGTCATCGTCGAAGGCGAGGACGGCCAGCCCGTCAGCCTGCCCTTCGACCAGATCCTGCCGAACTCCTTCGGCCCCGACGCACTCGAGGCGAGGTAGCCGTCATGGACAGATTCCAGGGACTCATCGGTATCGCGCTCATCTTCGCGGTGGTCATCCTGCTCTCCGAGCACCGCAAGAAGATCAACTGGCGCACCCTCGGCGTGGGCCTGCTCATGCAGATCGCCTTCGCCCTCCTCGTGCTCAAATGGGAGCCCGGCTTCCAGGCGCTGCGCTGGACCGCGGACGTCATCCAGAAGCTCATCGACTTCACCGCCGAGGGCACGTCCTTCGTCTTCGGCCCGCTGTTCGGTGAGAACATCGGCTTCGTCTTCGCCCTCAACGTGCTGCCCGTCATCATCTTCCTCGGTGCGATCATCGGCGCCCTGTACTACCTGCGCATCCTGCAGTGGTTCGTGGAGATCGTCGGCACGGTGCTCAACAAACTGCTGGGCACCTCCAAGGTCGAGTCGGTGTGGGCGTCGACGGTCATCTTCCTCGGCCAGTCCGAGGCGCCGCTGGTCATCCGCCCGTGGCTGCCCAAGCTCACCCGTTCCGAGCTCTACGCCTGCATGACCGGTGGCTTCGCCTCCGTCGCCGGCTCCACCCTCATCGGCTACTCGCTGCTCGGCGCCCCGCTGCCGTTCCTGCTCGCCGCCTCCGTCATGAACGCCCCCGGCTCGCTCATCATGGCCAAGGCGCTCATCCCGGAAACCGAGGTCTCCGTCGCCTCCGCGGACGTGCGCCACGTGCGCGACGAGGAGAACAAGAACATCATCGACGCCCTCGGTTCCGGCGCCATGGCCGGTGGCCGCATCGCCGTCACCGTCGCCGCGATGCTCATCGCCTTCGTCGCGCTGATCGCCATGCTCTCGGCGATGCTCGGCGGCATCGGCAACATCTTCGGCCAGGAGAACTGGTCGCTCGAGGGCCTGTTCGGCCTCATCTTCTCCCCGCTCGCCTGGGCTCTCGGCGTGCCGTGGGAGGAGGCCAACCTGGTCGGTAACTTCATCGGCCAGAAGACGATCCTCAACGAGTTCGTCGGCTACACGTCCTTTTCCGAGTACGTGGACACCCTCAGCCCGAAGGCCGTGATGATCTCCACCTTCGCGCTCGCGGGCTTCGCCAACTTCTCCTCCATCGCCATCCAGATCGGCGCCTTCGGTTCGCTGGTCCCCGAGCGGCGGTCGGATGTCGCGCAGCTCGGCCTCCGGGCCCTGTTCGCCGGCTTCCTCACCAACATGCTCAACGCCGCCATCGTCGGCGTGGTCGCCTTCTGACCCCTCGCTTATCGACGCCCCCGGACCCCACGGTCCGGGGGTCTCGTCGTTCTCAGCCCTCGAGGATCGTGCGCGCCGTGTCCGCGTCGATGACCAGGTGCGAGGCCAGGCCCATCCGCAGAGCGGTGTCGATGGCCTCGGCCTTGTCCACTCCCCCGGCCACGAGGATCCGGGTGGGCCGGCTAGCCAGCTCGGTCAGGGAGATGCCCACCGTCCGGTCGTTGACACTCGGCAGCGCCACCTCACCGTCGCGGGTGAAAAAGCGCGAACACGCATCCCCCACCGCCCGGTCCACCAGCTGGGCGGTCTCCTCCTCGGAGAGGTACCCCATGGTCAGCGGCAGCGACTCCCGGGTGGTGGCACCGACGGTGAAGATGACCACGTCCGTGCGCCGGCCCAGTTCCAGCAGGTGGGCGATGTGACGGTCCTGCTCGACGATGCGCTTGGCCGCCACGTTGTCGAAGATGACCGGCAGCGGCAGGGTCCGCGCATAGGCGTCGAAGGCACGGCAGAACAGGTTGATCGTCTCGATGTCGTTCGTCGAGGACTGCGTGTAGCTCAGACCTCCCTTGAGCTGGACGATCTCCACCCCCTGATGCGCCCGGTGGTGCAGCGACTTGGCCACCGAGTACATGGTGTTGCCCCAGGACACCCCGACCAGCTGACCGTCCTGGACGTGCTCCTCCAGGATCATCGCCCCCATGCGACCGAGCTCACGGAGCAGATCATCGTCCCGCTTGCGGGCGACCTCGACCACGCGTACCTCGACGAGCCCGAAGGAGGAGTAGCGCGATCTCAGTCGTTCCGCCAGCTCGCCGCCCATCTCCCGCGGATCGTGGATCTCCACGGTGACATAGCCACGTTCGCGGGCGTGCTGGAGCAGTTTCGCGGCCGTCGGCCGGGACACCCCGATCTCCGCGGCGACCTCCGCCTGGCTCATCTCCGACTCGTAGTAGAGCTTCGCCGCTCGAAGTGCCTGCTCATCTCTACTATCCATGTCCGGAATCCTAGCAGCGCCCAGGCCCCGGACACGAAAAAAAAACCGCACCCGGTGGGGTGCGGTTTCCTCAGACCCGGAAATTACTCCGCAGCCTTCTCCTCGGACTCGGTCTCGGCGGCGTCCTCGGTGGCCTCTGCGGCGTCAGCCTCGGCAGCCTCGGCAGCCTCAGCGGCCTCGGCAGCCTTGGCCTCTTCGGCGGCAGCCTTCTCGGCGGCCTCCTTCTCAGCCTGGGCCTTGGCCTCGGCCTCTTCCTTGGCCTTGCGCTTCTTCTCGGTGATGTCCTCGACGGACGGGCCGTCGTTGGCCTCGGCGAGAGCCTGGTTGAACAGGTCGAGCTTGGACGGCTTCTCCTCGGCCACCTTGAGGGTGCCCTCGGCACCGTCGATGCCCTTGAACTTCTGCCAGTCGCCGGTCACCTTGAGCAGGGCCAGGACGGGCTCGGTCGGCTGGGCGCCGACGGACAGCCAGTGCTGGGCACGCTCGGAGTCGATCTTGATCAGGGACGGCTCCTGCTTCGGCTCGTAGATGCCGATGTTCTCGATGACCTTGCCGTCGCGGCGGGTGCGGGCGTCGGCGATAACCACGCGGTAGTGCGGGGTACGGATCTTGCCGAGGCGCTGGAGCTTGATCTTGACAGCCATGTTGGCTCCTTCATGTGAGTCACTGGGCAGTTCAGTCACCCGCCTTGTGCCGGCGGGCCGGTTCAACCCTTGGTTTCACCTGCGTGTGACGTGTCCGGTCGACCGTGGTCGGTGGCGGCGCTACGCAGGAACCCGGACAACTATACCGGCTGGTCCGCCCGATCCGAAATCCGCCGTCTCGGCAGTGCCCGGGGAGGTCACGGCACGACCGTCACGATGAACCCGCCGCAGTCGTCGGCCGTCCACCAGTCCGCGGGGATCGCCGACCGGGGCAGGTCGGTCCCGTACGGCTCATTGCCCTCCTGCACGAGCCACATCGTCAGCACGTCCGCCTGGTCTCCGGAGCGGGTGAACACGAAGGCATCCACTCCGAACTCCCGGGCTGCCGCGTCCACGCCGTCCCGGGCGAGCACGTCGATGAACTCCTTCTGCACCGCCAGATCACGGTGCGGGTTGGTGTACTCGACCACCGGTGCCGACACCGTCCACACCGGTGCCTACGCCGCCAGCAGCATGTCCGTGGACGCCACCGTCAATCCGGCCAGATCATCGTCGCCGGTCCCCTCCTGCAGACAGCGCACCACCTCACGCGTGTGACCTGCCCCGGCACTCGCCTTGGCCCCCTCGATCTCCGTCGCCAGTTCCCCCGGCACCGCCTGCAGCAGGACCGTGCCGATGATCGCCGTGATGACGGCCGGGACACTCCACCTGCTCCCCGCCCCGGGGCCGGTCTCCGCCACCGCATGCCGGCCGGCGTCGACCCGGGCCTGCCCCCCGGCTGCCGGCAGGGTGCCGGCACCGTGGACCGCCGCGGCGGCCAGGGCCAGGAAGAGCACCGGGATTCCCCGGAACGCCAGCAGCGTGGGGTCGGTGGCCAGGTGGACCACCGCACTGAGCACGTACCAGGCGGCCACGGCGGCCACCGCCACGAACGCCGCCTTCATCACCGGATGGCGGTCATGGAGCAGGGCGATGGCGACGAGTCCGGCGGCCGCGAGCATCATCCAGGGCACGGGCTGCTGGAGGGCGGTGGCCAGGGAGGCACCGACCATCGGGTTGTACCCGGCCGCGGCATTTCCGTGCCCCGCCCCGGCACCGTCATAGGTGAGAAAGCCCCACCACCACGGCGCGGCGATGACGGCGGCGGCCACCGCGCCGACGGCCGTCACCACGGCCGCGGAACGCCAGTGGATCCGCCCGTGATGCAGGAGCAGGGCGATGACCACCACGAGGGCCGCGAAGAGAGCGGCCAACGTGTACATGGACAGCGCGACGCCGGCGATGAGCCCCGCGAGGAGGCCGACGACGATGAGCTGGCGGCGGGTGTGGGTGTGGTGGTCATCCAGCACCCGGAACAGCAGCAGGATCAGCGGCAGCGACTGGGCCAGGAGCACCCAGGAGTACGGCTCATAGGCGGCGAAGGCGGTCCCCACGACGGCGGTGGTGAGGGCGTGGATGCCGGGCCGCTCGACCCGGGCTGCGATCCACAACAGGTAG
Above is a window of Corynebacterium suedekumii DNA encoding:
- a CDS encoding thymidine phosphorylase, with the protein product MAPESFDAVDVIRTKRDGGELSHAQIDWIIDAYTRGQVGDEQMAALNMAIFLNGMTRAEIARWTQAMIDSGETMSFATLSKPTTDKHSTGGVGDKITLPLGPLVSAFGVAVPQLSGRGLGHTGGTLDKLEAIPGWQADVPNDRMMQILEDSGAVVAAAGAGLAPADKKLYALRDITSTVDSIPLIASSIMSKKIAEGTAALVLDVKVGSGAFMKDLDTARELARTMVDLGTDAGVNTRALITDMTTPLGRCIGNSLEVRESVEVLAGGGPADIIELTCELARNMLDLAGVHDADVEAALKDGRAMDSWKKMIAAQGGDPDAPLPVAPHTHDVLAEHDGYLTELDALAVGVGSWRLGAGRARKEDPVQATAGIELHAVLGDKVTRGQKLMTLHTETPERFDRALESVLPGITIGETAPAARTLIHDRIS
- a CDS encoding cytidine deaminase, giving the protein MTTLSDTELLDAARRAAEHAYVPYSSFPVGAAVLTDDGTLFTGCNVENAAYGEAICAERNAVTTMIAAGESPKVATVAVIGLKAAPCWPCGACRQVLREFHCDRVIVEGEDGQPVSLPFDQILPNSFGPDALEAR
- a CDS encoding NupC/NupG family nucleoside CNT transporter; protein product: MDRFQGLIGIALIFAVVILLSEHRKKINWRTLGVGLLMQIAFALLVLKWEPGFQALRWTADVIQKLIDFTAEGTSFVFGPLFGENIGFVFALNVLPVIIFLGAIIGALYYLRILQWFVEIVGTVLNKLLGTSKVESVWASTVIFLGQSEAPLVIRPWLPKLTRSELYACMTGGFASVAGSTLIGYSLLGAPLPFLLAASVMNAPGSLIMAKALIPETEVSVASADVRHVRDEENKNIIDALGSGAMAGGRIAVTVAAMLIAFVALIAMLSAMLGGIGNIFGQENWSLEGLFGLIFSPLAWALGVPWEEANLVGNFIGQKTILNEFVGYTSFSEYVDTLSPKAVMISTFALAGFANFSSIAIQIGAFGSLVPERRSDVAQLGLRALFAGFLTNMLNAAIVGVVAF
- a CDS encoding sugar-binding transcriptional regulator, whose protein sequence is MDSRDEQALRAAKLYYESEMSQAEVAAEIGVSRPTAAKLLQHARERGYVTVEIHDPREMGGELAERLRSRYSSFGLVEVRVVEVARKRDDDLLRELGRMGAMILEEHVQDGQLVGVSWGNTMYSVAKSLHHRAHQGVEIVQLKGGLSYTQSSTNDIETINLFCRAFDAYARTLPLPVIFDNVAAKRIVEQDRHIAHLLELGRRTDVVIFTVGATTRESLPLTMGYLSEEETAQLVDRAVGDACSRFFTRDGEVALPSVNDRTVGISLTELASRPTRILVAGGVDKAEAIDTALRMGLASHLVIDADTARTILEG
- the rpsP gene encoding 30S ribosomal protein S16; this encodes MAVKIKLQRLGKIRTPHYRVVIADARTRRDGKVIENIGIYEPKQEPSLIKIDSERAQHWLSVGAQPTEPVLALLKVTGDWQKFKGIDGAEGTLKVAEEKPSKLDLFNQALAEANDGPSVEDITEKKRKAKEEAEAKAQAEKEAAEKAAAEEAKAAEAAEAAEAAEADAAEATEDAAETESEEKAAE
- a CDS encoding arabinofuranosyltransferase gives rise to the protein MWTRQTLTGVVLGLLSAALFTWLVGSVILPAPAPVTAATSAMTITLTVVVILALWTGADTAHRRWGHRPLVAHGLRILALQVAATLPLAAQLRGTGRYLNGTQGDQSFRLALAEKYSAYWTPVDTYFSDLPSYYPGLWFWGLGRLSAVTGYEVIDLYAFYNLATMAVAVTVNYLLWIAARVERPGIHALTTAVVGTAFAAYEPYSWVLLAQSLPLILLLFRVLDDHHTHTRRQLIVVGLLAGLIAGVALSMYTLAALFAALVVVIALLLHHGRIHWRSAAVVTAVGAVAAAVIAAPWWWGFLTYDGAGAGHGNAAAGYNPMVGASLATALQQPVPWMMLAAAGLVAIALLHDRHPVMKAAFVAVAAVAAWYVLSAVVHLATDPTLLAFRGIPVLFLALAAAAVHGAGTLPAAGGQARVDAGRHAVAETGPGAGSRWSVPAVITAIIGTVLLQAVPGELATEIEGAKASAGAGHTREVVRCLQEGTGDDDLAGLTVASTDMLLAA